The Emcibacteraceae bacterium genome contains a region encoding:
- a CDS encoding protein-glutamate O-methyltransferase, with translation MMKSEDFELISGLLKQRSGLILPKDKVYLLESRLTPIAHRRGLDSLDELVSEVRLKRKEDLLTEITEAMTTNESFFFRDNKPFDLFKESVLPQLLESRASKKKIRIWCAAASTGQEPYSLAIILKELSAKLVGWNIEIIGTDISQKVLDKAKMGLFSQFEVQRGLPIQLLIKYFNQVGELWQISEDIRNMVSYRKFNLLDPYTLLGSFDVIFCRNVLIYFDQQTKTEVLEKMRKLLPNDGTLFLGAAETVLGITDKFKPVQGQRGLYSTADASTEVIGKLRAV, from the coding sequence ATGATGAAATCAGAAGATTTTGAACTAATCAGTGGTCTGCTCAAACAACGGTCCGGTCTTATTCTGCCTAAAGATAAAGTTTATCTTCTGGAAAGCAGGCTGACACCAATAGCACACAGGCGTGGCCTGGACTCTCTTGATGAACTGGTCAGTGAAGTACGTCTTAAACGAAAAGAAGATTTGCTTACTGAAATTACAGAAGCAATGACAACGAATGAATCATTTTTCTTTCGAGACAATAAACCCTTTGATTTATTTAAAGAGTCTGTATTGCCGCAGCTTTTGGAAAGTCGTGCATCAAAGAAAAAAATACGCATCTGGTGTGCCGCTGCCTCAACCGGTCAGGAGCCATATTCCCTGGCAATTATTTTAAAAGAATTATCTGCAAAACTGGTTGGCTGGAATATAGAAATTATTGGTACCGATATTTCGCAGAAAGTTCTTGATAAGGCAAAAATGGGATTATTTTCACAGTTTGAAGTTCAACGCGGCCTGCCTATTCAACTGCTCATAAAATACTTCAATCAGGTTGGGGAACTTTGGCAGATTTCTGAAGATATCAGAAATATGGTCAGCTATCGTAAATTTAATCTTCTTGATCCATATACCCTTCTTGGGTCGTTTGATGTAATTTTTTGCAGAAATGTTCTTATTTATTTTGATCAGCAGACCAAAACGGAGGTTTTGGAAAAAATGAGAAAGCTGCTCCCCAATGATGGAACATTGTTCCTGGGTGCGGCTGAAACCGTACTCGGCATAACGGACAAATTTAAACCTGTGCAGGGTCAACGCGGGCTTTATTCAACCGCAGATGCCAGCACAGAAGTTATTGGAAAATTACGCGCTGTCTAG
- a CDS encoding response regulator transcription factor, which translates to MRVLLIEDDPSTSKSIELMLSAEGFNIYSTDLGEEGIDLGKLYDYDIILLDLNLPDMHGYDVLKKLRLSKVNTPILILSGMVELENKVKGLGFGADDYLTKPFYKEELVARIQAIIRRSKGHAESIIRTGKLSVNLDKKTVEIDGQRVHLTGKEYAMLELLSLRKTTTLTKEMFLNHLYGGMDEPELKIIDVFICKLRKKLASISGENYIETVWGRGYVLRDPDEDNGSSIAAAG; encoded by the coding sequence ATGCGGGTTTTACTCATAGAAGATGATCCTTCAACATCAAAAAGCATTGAGCTGATGCTTTCAGCCGAGGGGTTTAATATTTATAGTACTGACTTGGGAGAAGAGGGAATAGATCTTGGAAAACTTTATGATTATGACATCATACTACTTGATCTGAATCTGCCTGACATGCACGGATATGACGTTCTTAAAAAATTACGTCTTTCAAAAGTAAATACACCAATTCTTATTCTTTCCGGCATGGTGGAACTTGAAAATAAAGTTAAGGGTCTTGGTTTTGGTGCTGACGATTATCTGACAAAGCCATTTTATAAAGAAGAGCTTGTCGCCAGAATTCAAGCCATTATCCGCCGCTCAAAAGGCCATGCAGAATCCATTATAAGAACAGGAAAACTGTCTGTTAATCTTGATAAGAAAACTGTGGAAATTGATGGTCAGCGCGTTCATCTTACAGGAAAAGAATATGCTATGCTTGAGCTTCTTTCCTTACGCAAAACAACAACTCTTACAAAAGAAATGTTCTTAAACCACCTTTATGGCGGAATGGACGAGCCTGAGCTTAAAATTATCGATGTGTTTATTTGTAAACTCCGCAAAAAACTGGCGTCCATCAGTGGTGAGAATTATATTGAAACTGTTTGGGGACGTGGATATGTTCTTCGCGATCCTGATGAAGACAACGGCTCTTCAATCGCCGCTGCAGGCTAA
- the fliI gene encoding flagellar protein export ATPase FliI, translated as MQTLKTEIERIQSNKIYGRVMGIQGLLVEVAGAQRNMSIGSRVNILSRTEQIIPCEVVGFKSDRALLMPYSTLEGVGVGCKAFIDSDIAHVHPSDAWLGRVVNAMGEPIDGKGPIKFGPVAYPVKNTPPPAHLRGRVRGKMDLGVRSINTFATCCKGQRMGIFAGSGVGKSILLSMFARYTASDITVIGLIGERGREVQEFIEDDLGEEGLKRSVVVVATSDETALMRRQAAYLTLTICEYFRDRGKDILCLMDSVTRFAMAQREIGLAGGEPPASKGYTPTVFSELPKLLERAGPGINGGSITGLFTVLVEGDDHNEPVSDAVRGILDGHIVLDRAIAERGRFPAVNILRSVSRTMPGCNSDEENQLLSMARKYIADYNDMEEMIRLGAYRPGANREIDEAIYFHPELENFLSQSKNEQSNLASGYELLSNILHNRPQLEDTGPKKK; from the coding sequence TTGCAGACACTCAAAACAGAAATAGAGCGAATCCAGTCAAACAAAATTTATGGCCGCGTTATGGGCATACAGGGGTTGCTTGTTGAAGTGGCTGGTGCACAGCGCAATATGAGTATTGGATCCCGTGTTAATATATTGTCCCGAACAGAACAGATTATTCCCTGCGAAGTTGTCGGCTTTAAAAGTGACCGGGCACTTCTAATGCCCTATTCAACACTTGAAGGGGTTGGTGTCGGCTGTAAAGCATTTATTGATAGCGATATTGCTCACGTACATCCAAGTGATGCCTGGCTTGGCCGGGTGGTAAATGCTATGGGCGAGCCAATTGACGGCAAAGGGCCTATAAAATTTGGTCCTGTGGCCTATCCGGTAAAAAACACACCCCCACCCGCGCACTTGCGCGGCCGTGTCAGGGGGAAAATGGATCTGGGTGTGCGGTCAATTAATACCTTTGCTACCTGTTGCAAGGGGCAGCGAATGGGTATCTTTGCCGGGTCCGGTGTTGGTAAATCCATTTTACTGTCCATGTTTGCCAGATACACAGCGTCCGATATAACGGTGATTGGACTGATCGGTGAACGGGGTCGGGAAGTGCAGGAATTTATTGAAGATGATCTCGGGGAAGAGGGACTAAAGAGAAGCGTGGTTGTCGTGGCGACATCCGATGAGACGGCACTGATGAGAAGGCAGGCGGCTTACCTTACATTGACGATCTGTGAATATTTCCGTGACCGTGGTAAAGATATTTTATGTCTGATGGACAGTGTGACCAGATTTGCGATGGCCCAGCGGGAAATTGGACTTGCCGGAGGTGAGCCACCAGCGAGCAAAGGCTATACGCCGACCGTATTTTCAGAACTTCCAAAGCTTCTGGAGAGGGCAGGCCCTGGTATTAATGGCGGATCAATTACGGGTCTTTTTACAGTTCTGGTGGAAGGGGATGATCATAATGAGCCCGTTTCTGATGCTGTAAGGGGAATACTGGATGGTCATATTGTTCTTGACCGGGCTATCGCGGAAAGAGGACGATTTCCTGCTGTCAATATCTTAAGATCGGTAAGTCGGACTATGCCAGGCTGTAATTCGGATGAGGAAAATCAGCTTTTATCTATGGCAAGAAAATATATTGCTGATTATAACGATATGGAAGAAATGATTCGTCTTGGGGCTTATCGGCCCGGAGCAAACCGGGAAATTGATGAAGCGATATATTTTCACCCGGAATTGGAGAATTTTCTATCTCAATCAAAAAATGAACAAAGTAATTTAGCTTCTGGATACGAGTTGTTAAGTAATATATTGCATAATCGTCCCCAGTTAGAGGATACTGGGCCGAAGAAAAAATGA